The following are encoded together in the Hippoglossus stenolepis isolate QCI-W04-F060 chromosome 12, HSTE1.2, whole genome shotgun sequence genome:
- the bean1 gene encoding protein BEAN1 isoform X2, with amino-acid sequence MLMKLICSVSSNQSHGEYPDCRSERESGGEASLLVSPLVVAGIVIGLVLFLSCITIIVGSLRKDSRLRNPHLRASYGPDGFSYGGSVGELRSTCLEDFPPGLDFDSYRETLSQVNIYPDSPPRYDECVGPGLTHIYIPTDDPPPYSLFDPCQRGPEQEEQPGRTSPDPSPHWGETSASAGWFSPSHYPLGLQEHQHIASISFPPEAAPPYESVLAEQGRPLPLMPCDLYKHQSHRGDDGGSQQPEASHIL; translated from the exons TGAGCTCCAACCAGAGCCATGGGGAGTACCCAGACTGCCGCAGTGAGAGGGAGTCGGGAGGGGAGGCgtctctcctggtgtctccgCTGGTGGTGGCGGGGATCGTTATAGGTCtggtcctcttcctctcctgcatcACCATCATCGTCGGCAGCCTCCGCAAAGACAGTCGACTCCGCAACCCTCACCTGCGAGCTAGCTACG GACCAGATGGTTTTTCTTACGGAGGTTCAGTGGGAGAACTGAGGTCGACCTGCTTGGAAGACTTTCCTCCTGGTTTGGACTTCGACTCGTACAGAGAGACGCTGTCGCAGGTCAACATTTACCCGGACTCACCTCCACG TTACGACGAGTGCGTCGGCCCGGGTTTGACTCACATCTACATCCCCACAGATGACCCTCCTCCTTACTCCCTGTTCGACCCCTGCCAGCGAGGgccggagcaggaggagcagcccGGCCGCACCAGCCCGGATCCTTCTCCGCACTGGGGAGAGACCTCAGCCAGCGCGGGCTGGTTCTCCCCCTCCCACTACCCGCTGGGACTGCAGGAGCATCAACACATCGCATCCATCTCCTTCCCCCCGGAGGCAGCGCCGCCTTATGAGTCCGTGCTGGCCGAGCAGGGACGCCCCCTCCCTCTCATGCCATGTGACCTTTATAAACACCAGTCACACAGGGGGGACGACGGCGGCTCCCAGCAACCGGAGGCGAGCCACATCTTGTAG